The sequence below is a genomic window from Paenibacillus silvisoli.
GGCCGAATCTGACGGTTGGATCGCCTGTTTGTTTGGCGGCTTGTTGAATATCATCCTCGTTCTGCTCGTTTGTAAGCTTGTTCGGTACGATTGGAGCAAAACCGTGTTTCAGATGCTTCGAACGAAGCTCGGTCCTTACGTCGGAAGCCTGCTGCTTCTGGCGGTCGCGGTTTACTCGTTCACCATTTGCTATGAAACGCTGGCTAATTGGATATTTCTATCCAACCTATGGGCATACGAGAAGACGCCTGCCTGGATGCTGACGCTGCTGCTTGTCGGCGGATGCGCCTTGCTCGTGTATCATCCGATCCGCGTGTTCGCCCGTTTCTCCACGTTCGCCATGGCATTCGTCCCGGTGTTCGTCTTGCTCATCTGCTACACGCTTAAGGACGCCAATTTGGATTATGTGCTGCCCGTATTCGCAGCAGGTCCTATGAAAATCGGTTCCGGTGCTTGGAACAGCATGATGTCGTACGTGGGCGTCGAGCTGTTGCTAGTACTTGCTCCTTGCGTCCAAATGCCGCCTGCATCCGTCTTGCGCGTTGCGATATACAGTAACATCGCTATTATGGCCGTCTATATGCTGTGCACCTTCTCCGCGACGGCCATCTTCGGCTCCGAAATGGTCAGCTTCATCCACGATCCGCTGCTGTTTCAATTTAAGACGATCTCGTTCAAGATGATCGAGCGGACGGATCTCCTTGTACTGACGATGTGGATTCTGTTTATCATGACTACACTATCGTCTTATTATTTTCTGTTTGTATCGGCTGTGACTTCGATGTGGGGCTCTACTCCAAACAAGAGAGTCCGGCTGTGGGTGCTGATAGCGGGGGCAGTTGCGTTATTCGTCCTTGGGGAATGGCAGTTGACCGTCTCGCAATTAACACGGCTTCAACACTTTATCGGGCTTTATGTGCCGGCAGCGGCGTTCGGTCTTCCTATTCTGATGCTGCTGATGATGAGCCTGAGCAAGCGGCTATCGGGCGGGAAGGGCGTGCGCACATGAAGCTGATCATAAAAGCGTTACTGCTGATATTCTTCCTTCCCTGGTTAACCGGGTGCTGGGACAGGCGCGAATTGAAGGAAATCCGAATCGAGCAGGCAGAGGGCTTCGACTTGCAGGAGAACGGCAAAATTCGATTCACCATCACTATTCCGTCCATAAAGTCGGCAACCCGATCGAAATCCACGATCGTCGTGCCGAGCATCGGCGCGGAAGGAAGAACGATCAACGAGGCGTACCTAGACATAAAAAAGAGCGTTTCCCAGGAGCTGGACTTCGGGAAAGCTCGCGTTATTCTGATCAACAAACGATTTGCCAAGAAAGGTCTGTATCCGGCGCTCGAATCGTATTACCGCGAATCCCATAGCCCCATCAATGTCAAAATGGCGATTGTGGATGACTCCGCCGGCAAACTGCTCGAGATGAAAGCCGAGGATCGCTTAATGATTAGCGACTATCTCTACGATCTGCTTCAGAGCGGGGAAGAGAACGGATTAATTCCGAAAGCCTCTCCCTATTTAATTACGGCCTTGCTGATGGGGCGCGGAATCGATGTTACGCTTCCAATCGTCAACCCGGCGGGAGCCAATCGGGCTAAACTAACAGGTGTCGCCCTCTTCCACATGAAGCAAATGACCGGCGAGCTGGACAGTGACCACGCGATGCTGCTCGTCATGCTTTCGAAATTTAATTCCATGCAATTCACGGTTACCGAGCATGTCGCTGCGCTGAAGACAGATATTTCGCTTTTCTTTAACCGGGAAAACCGAAAAGTCACTGTCACGACCGGCCAAGATTCCATTAAGGCAGTCGTTAACGTTCATGTAACAGGAAATCTAGTGGAGATTCCTTTTTTGACGAAAGTCGACGAAGAAACCCTGCAGAAGATCAGTTCGGAGTTGGAGCGGAAATTGAACGAACGCGCAAAGGAAGTGATCAAAGAGCTTCAGCAAGCGAACTGCGATGCGCTGGGAATCGGAGTCCATGTGAAAGCCCATCATAATCGTTTCTGGAAATCCGTGAAATGGGAAAAGGTCTATCCCGAGATCACCATCGAGCCTCGCATCAAGGTGGATATCGTGAAAAAGGGAGTTTTGGAATGAGAAAATGAGCGCCTGGTGGCGCTCATTCCTTATTTTAAATCGACTTGATGACAATCGTCGTCACGCTGCGAGCGCCGAACAACCATGTACCAGGCAGTGCTCCCACGTGGACGGTGTCCATGTTCTGCTGCTCCGAAGTAACAACGATTGTGGCTTGAATGGATCCGGCAAGCGCATGGTCGATCGTCGATAGGATATCTTCATCCCCGTCATTAATGACGACAAAGACTACCTCCGCATCTCCCCGCATGAACGCGGTTACCTTTAATCCGCCATGCTCTGCGATCGCCTCGAGCCGCGTAAACCCCGGTCGGATGAATTTGCTATACTGGCCGAGAACCCAGAGACGCTTCGTGTCGCGGAGCGAGCGATCGGTTTCGTTCAAATACACCAAGCCGTCTCTAAAGTCGTACCTGGAAACCGCGATCCAATATTGCCACGAGGTTACTTGCCCATAGACCAAATCGTCATGAAGCACGCGCGCCAGCTCCAACGCCGACTCCATCGTGTAATCTTGCCCG
It includes:
- a CDS encoding GerAB/ArcD/ProY family transporter encodes the protein MNHAKLPLGPIQLFCLLFQAQFGLGVLSLPHSIDMAESDGWIACLFGGLLNIILVLLVCKLVRYDWSKTVFQMLRTKLGPYVGSLLLLAVAVYSFTICYETLANWIFLSNLWAYEKTPAWMLTLLLVGGCALLVYHPIRVFARFSTFAMAFVPVFVLLICYTLKDANLDYVLPVFAAGPMKIGSGAWNSMMSYVGVELLLVLAPCVQMPPASVLRVAIYSNIAIMAVYMLCTFSATAIFGSEMVSFIHDPLLFQFKTISFKMIERTDLLVLTMWILFIMTTLSSYYFLFVSAVTSMWGSTPNKRVRLWVLIAGAVALFVLGEWQLTVSQLTRLQHFIGLYVPAAAFGLPILMLLMMSLSKRLSGGKGVRT
- a CDS encoding Ger(x)C family spore germination protein, whose protein sequence is MKLIIKALLLIFFLPWLTGCWDRRELKEIRIEQAEGFDLQENGKIRFTITIPSIKSATRSKSTIVVPSIGAEGRTINEAYLDIKKSVSQELDFGKARVILINKRFAKKGLYPALESYYRESHSPINVKMAIVDDSAGKLLEMKAEDRLMISDYLYDLLQSGEENGLIPKASPYLITALLMGRGIDVTLPIVNPAGANRAKLTGVALFHMKQMTGELDSDHAMLLVMLSKFNSMQFTVTEHVAALKTDISLFFNRENRKVTVTTGQDSIKAVVNVHVTGNLVEIPFLTKVDEETLQKISSELERKLNERAKEVIKELQQANCDALGIGVHVKAHHNRFWKSVKWEKVYPEITIEPRIKVDIVKKGVLE